In Phaeobacter porticola, one DNA window encodes the following:
- a CDS encoding L,D-transpeptidase family protein yields MSPVLLTRAISTIRPRFQAGLFALALGGFALGANVAPAQAQVTAFKQAVAEAASASDPVAQFYRETGYAAIWTGSDDASRTRRAALFRALGEAPIHGLPDRANEMNELMQILADIRTTRDLGRAEVAMSRALVGYASDLQTGLLEPRRIDDGIVRKKHQPDFAAYLTGIRDEAPVAYLRSLAPQTAQYQALLREKMRLEKLQDIGGWGPRVSAKKLERGDSGQPVIALRNRLIAMGYLPRSAARSYDTALERAVQQFQADHGLTADGVAGGGTLKEINKPVSARLKSVIVAMERERWLTPDRGSRHVLVNQTDFTAKIIDNGEVTFVTRSVIGKDNADRRSPEFSDEMEHLVINPSWYVPRSIVTKEYLPKLRSNPNAVSHIEITDSRGRKVNRGAVDFSQYTARTFPFAMRQPPSAKNALGLVKFMFPNKYNIYLHDTPQKSLFQREVRAFSHGCIRLAQPFEFAYALLARQTENPKDFFHRILNSGKETKVVLDQKVPVHIIYRTAFVTEKGQPEYRRDIYDRDAKVWAALERAGVVLPGVQG; encoded by the coding sequence ATGTCGCCTGTTTTGCTGACCCGCGCCATTTCAACCATCAGGCCACGCTTTCAGGCGGGCCTATTTGCGCTCGCGCTTGGTGGATTTGCACTTGGGGCGAATGTGGCGCCAGCACAGGCGCAGGTCACGGCCTTTAAGCAAGCGGTTGCCGAAGCTGCATCTGCAAGCGATCCCGTAGCACAGTTCTATCGCGAAACCGGCTATGCCGCGATCTGGACCGGCAGTGACGACGCATCGCGCACGCGCCGTGCAGCGTTGTTCCGGGCCCTTGGTGAGGCACCGATTCACGGGCTTCCCGACCGGGCAAACGAGATGAACGAGCTTATGCAGATCTTGGCTGATATTCGCACAACCCGTGATCTGGGTCGGGCCGAAGTTGCGATGAGCCGCGCGCTGGTCGGCTATGCCAGCGATCTGCAAACCGGTCTACTGGAACCTCGTCGGATTGATGACGGTATTGTCCGCAAGAAACATCAACCCGATTTTGCCGCTTATCTGACCGGAATTCGTGATGAGGCCCCGGTGGCTTATCTGCGTAGCCTTGCCCCGCAAACTGCGCAATATCAGGCGCTGCTGCGCGAAAAGATGCGGCTTGAAAAGCTTCAGGACATCGGCGGTTGGGGACCACGTGTTTCGGCCAAAAAACTGGAGCGGGGCGATAGCGGGCAGCCGGTGATTGCACTGCGAAACCGTCTTATTGCGATGGGATATCTGCCACGAAGTGCCGCGCGCAGCTATGACACCGCGCTGGAGCGGGCCGTCCAGCAATTCCAAGCCGATCACGGGCTGACGGCCGATGGCGTCGCGGGTGGTGGCACACTCAAGGAAATCAACAAGCCGGTCTCTGCAAGGTTGAAATCGGTGATTGTCGCGATGGAACGGGAACGCTGGCTGACTCCGGACCGGGGCAGTCGCCATGTGCTGGTCAATCAGACAGATTTTACTGCCAAGATCATCGACAATGGCGAAGTCACCTTTGTGACGCGCTCTGTTATCGGGAAGGATAACGCCGACCGTCGCTCGCCGGAATTTTCCGACGAGATGGAACATCTGGTCATTAACCCAAGCTGGTACGTCCCGCGATCCATCGTGACCAAGGAATATCTTCCAAAGCTGCGCAGCAACCCCAACGCAGTCAGCCATATCGAAATCACCGACAGCCGGGGCCGCAAAGTGAACCGCGGTGCGGTCGATTTCTCGCAATACACCGCACGCACGTTCCCCTTTGCAATGCGACAGCCGCCTAGTGCGAAGAACGCGTTGGGGCTGGTAAAGTTTATGTTCCCGAACAAATACAATATCTACCTGCATGACACGCCGCAAAAGAGTCTGTTCCAACGCGAGGTGCGCGCCTTTTCACACGGCTGCATTCGCTTGGCGCAACCCTTTGAATTTGCATATGCTTTGCTGGCACGCCAGACGGAAAACCCCAAAGATTTCTTTCATCGTATCCTCAACAGCGGCAAAGAAACCAAAGTGGTACTGGATCAAAAGGTCCCGGTGCATATCATCTATCGCACCGCCTTTGTGACCGAAAAAGGCCAGCCAGAATACCGCCGCGACATCTATGACCGTGACGCCAAGGTATGGGCGGCGCTAGAACGGGCAGGGGTGGTGTTGCCCGGCGTACAAGGGTAA
- the lpxD gene encoding UDP-3-O-(3-hydroxymyristoyl)glucosamine N-acyltransferase gives MFTVREIAVSLKAEAAGDLDLTVQRAAEPQDAGPDDLAMAMASKYAESLDQGDARVALVWEGADWQAMGLKAAIFAPRPRLAMGGVTRLLDVGQGYNTGIHPSAVVDPDAELGEGVSVGPLAVVAAGARIGAGSVIGPQCYIGADVTIGIEAYLREGVSIGARAKIGDRFRAQPGARVGGDGFSYVTPEVSGVETARKTMGAQGETKAQSWLRIHSLGAVEIGHDVELGTNCTIDNGTIRNTVIGSGSKLDNLVHVGHNTRVGRDCLLCGQTGISGSVDIGNSVVLGGQTGVADNLFIGDGVIAGGGTKILSNVPAGRVVMGYPAVKMETHTEMYKGQRRLSRLMRDIDALKKAVFK, from the coding sequence ATGTTTACAGTCCGCGAAATAGCCGTCTCTCTTAAGGCAGAGGCCGCAGGTGATCTGGATCTGACAGTTCAGCGCGCAGCAGAGCCGCAGGACGCCGGGCCCGACGATCTTGCCATGGCCATGGCCTCCAAATATGCCGAAAGCCTAGATCAGGGCGACGCCCGTGTTGCGCTGGTCTGGGAGGGGGCCGATTGGCAGGCCATGGGGTTAAAAGCCGCTATTTTCGCTCCGCGGCCTCGACTGGCCATGGGGGGCGTCACGCGTCTGCTTGATGTTGGACAGGGATACAACACAGGCATTCACCCCAGCGCCGTCGTCGATCCCGATGCCGAACTTGGCGAAGGTGTTTCGGTGGGACCGCTGGCTGTGGTCGCTGCCGGCGCACGTATAGGCGCAGGATCGGTAATCGGCCCGCAGTGTTACATTGGCGCGGATGTCACCATCGGCATCGAGGCCTATCTACGGGAAGGCGTCAGCATCGGAGCCCGTGCCAAGATCGGCGACCGGTTTCGTGCCCAACCCGGCGCGCGGGTTGGTGGGGATGGGTTTTCCTATGTCACGCCCGAAGTGTCGGGCGTGGAAACCGCACGCAAGACTATGGGAGCGCAGGGTGAGACCAAAGCCCAGAGCTGGCTGCGCATCCACTCCCTTGGTGCGGTTGAAATTGGTCATGACGTAGAACTGGGCACCAATTGCACCATCGACAATGGCACCATCCGCAACACTGTGATCGGCAGCGGCAGCAAGTTGGACAACCTCGTTCATGTTGGCCACAACACCCGTGTCGGGCGCGATTGCCTCTTGTGTGGTCAGACCGGGATTTCCGGCTCGGTCGATATCGGCAATAGCGTGGTGTTAGGTGGCCAGACCGGTGTTGCGGATAACCTGTTCATTGGCGACGGTGTCATCGCCGGTGGCGGGACCAAGATCCTGTCCAATGTACCGGCAGGACGTGTGGTGATGGGATACCCGGCTGTCAAAATGGAGACACATACCGAAATGTATAAGGGGCAGAGACGCCTGAGCCGTCTGATGCGCGACATTGACGCGTTGAAGAAGGCGGTTTTCAAGTAA